From the genome of Acidobacteriota bacterium, one region includes:
- a CDS encoding histidine kinase dimerization/phosphoacceptor domain -containing protein, producing MTRQAQRCVFLVESDGDQALKLAERLQPFGYRVIAVSGLRRAVRQFNHDGEIDLVVMDLDGEGEEAAIRAVRDILAVRSVPIIFRSARCDPKDWKTVSTVPHYGCLQKGAGDPALPSVLDTAFKLFSMHAELRRALQEKDVMMREIHHRVKNNMQVISSLLRLQSWRIPDKALQDVFQASQQRIRSMALIHDKLYRSGNLSRIDFSEYSRELVDRLLSLTEAAASGISGTVDMEDADLDIQQAIPCGLIVNEIVTNSLKHAFPNGNGGSIRLSLSRNADGCRRLVIGDDGVGLPPEIDIRRPATIGLQIVSDLVSQLDGTAAVDRSRGTVFTITFR from the coding sequence ATGACACGTCAGGCGCAGCGCTGTGTTTTTCTCGTTGAAAGCGACGGGGATCAGGCTCTAAAGCTGGCGGAAAGACTGCAGCCTTTCGGTTACCGCGTGATCGCCGTATCCGGCCTGCGGCGGGCCGTCAGGCAATTCAATCACGACGGGGAGATCGATCTCGTCGTCATGGACCTGGACGGCGAAGGCGAGGAGGCGGCGATCCGGGCGGTCCGGGATATCCTGGCCGTCCGATCCGTCCCCATCATTTTTCGATCGGCGCGCTGCGATCCGAAGGATTGGAAAACCGTCTCAACCGTTCCCCATTACGGATGCTTGCAGAAGGGAGCCGGCGATCCCGCCCTGCCGTCCGTTCTGGACACGGCCTTCAAGCTCTTTTCCATGCACGCGGAACTCCGAAGAGCTCTTCAGGAAAAAGACGTTATGATGAGAGAAATCCACCATCGGGTCAAGAACAACATGCAGGTCATATCGAGCCTCCTGCGGCTTCAGTCCTGGAGAATTCCCGACAAGGCGCTTCAGGACGTGTTTCAGGCCAGCCAGCAACGCATCCGCTCGATGGCCCTGATCCACGACAAGTTGTACCGGTCCGGAAACCTGTCCAGGATCGATTTCAGCGAGTATTCCCGGGAATTGGTCGATCGGCTTTTATCGCTGACGGAGGCTGCGGCCTCCGGAATATCCGGAACCGTCGACATGGAAGATGCGGATCTCGACATCCAACAGGCCATCCCCTGCGGACTGATCGTCAACGAAATCGTCACCAATTCCCTGAAGCATGCGTTTCCCAACGGGAACGGCGGCTCGATTCGGCTTTCCCTGAGCCGGAATGCGGACGGCTGCCGGCGCCTCGTCATCGGCGACGACGGCGTGGGATTGCCGCCCGAAATCGACATCCGGCGGCCGGCCACGATCGGCCTTCAAATCGTCTCCGACCTGGTCAGCCAACTGGACGGCACCGCCGCCGTGGACCGTTCCCGGGGGACGGTCTTCACGATCACTTTCAGGTAA
- a CDS encoding GyrI-like domain-containing protein, which translates to MKHSVRRRFIGTAVLVAAVLWAAGGAATPQRIDVTVREVEPFSYVCMPVRGDYAAISDAMEELILNMQTQSVFPRGPLIAVFYNVPEETTIDALEWEVGFPVTEQAFVQLPLVRKEWIFTTVAAGVHVGPLDGTGKTVAAMLDWIEDNGYVQNGPILQQYMEEGDPIRMESTGFRAEIWIPCRK; encoded by the coding sequence ATGAAACACAGCGTCCGGCGACGTTTTATCGGAACGGCGGTTCTGGTCGCGGCGGTTCTCTGGGCAGCCGGCGGGGCGGCCACGCCTCAGCGGATCGACGTGACCGTCAGAGAGGTCGAACCTTTCTCTTATGTCTGCATGCCCGTCCGCGGCGACTATGCGGCGATTTCCGATGCCATGGAGGAACTGATCCTGAACATGCAGACCCAGAGCGTTTTTCCCCGAGGCCCCCTGATCGCCGTCTTCTACAATGTCCCCGAGGAAACGACCATCGATGCCCTCGAGTGGGAAGTCGGGTTCCCGGTCACGGAACAGGCCTTCGTCCAGCTTCCACTCGTCAGGAAAGAGTGGATTTTCACGACCGTGGCCGCGGGCGTTCATGTCGGGCCCCTCGACGGGACGGGAAAGACCGTCGCCGCCATGCTCGATTGGATCGAGGACAACGGCTATGTCCAGAACGGGCCCATCCTCCAGCAGTATATGGAGGAGGGCGATCCGATCCGCATGGAAAGCACGGGATTCCGGGCGGAAATCTGGATTCCATGCCGGAAATAA
- a CDS encoding prolyl oligopeptidase family serine peptidase, producing the protein MKRHILTVALVILCAFALSAQEPYKMPPQDVVDILEAPPPARVSLSPAGDRMLLIEYETMPGLADLARPILQLAGMRITPHNNSRQTLTFNTAMTVKTIRDGSVRKIEITSGARFGVPSWSPDGKRIAFAVYTDSGAELWTADVATGIAKRLTGPVLNMVLSPGLSWMPGGASLLVGLIPENRGPAPVPPAVPDGPNIQESKKGVLAKAATFQDLLRTPFDEILFDYYATSQLAAVDVSTGDIRPISEPGIFPSADPSPDGKYLLLYRVKKPYSRSLPWSGFARSYDIWDTTGRIVKIIADLPPAENVPINGVPTGPRAVSWRPLKPASVYWTEALDDGDLEKDVPHRDRVMVLDAPFEAGLREVIRLSQRYAGITWLQTPGRCLVTEMEWRKSWRTTWLADIDTPGAEPRKLFDLNFRDAYNNPGFPVTTTTPAGMRVVLEDKGWIYLDGQGASPKGDFPFLDGMNLKTGEKKRLFQSADGTYQSFVGFHGGDRNSILITHETPTEPPNHYLLDLKSKKKRALTQFQDPAPQLTGIKKQLVKYQREDGLELSGTLYLPPDYKEGERRPAVVWAYPLEYTSADTAGQVRGSPNRFTYFRGTSQLFFVTQGYVVLDNAQMPLVGDPKTVNDTFVPQLVMNAKAAVDVLDKLGVADPKRVGVGGHSYGAFMTANLLAHSDVFAAGIARSGAYNRTLTPFGFQSERRTFWEAPETYLNMSPFMHAPKINEPILLIHGEVDNNSGTFPIQSERLFQALKGFGAETRLVMLPYESHGYAARESVFHVLAEMFDWFDTHVKNRR; encoded by the coding sequence ATGAAAAGACACATCCTGACCGTCGCCCTCGTCATTCTCTGCGCCTTTGCGCTCTCCGCACAGGAGCCCTACAAGATGCCGCCCCAGGATGTCGTCGACATCCTCGAAGCCCCTCCCCCGGCCCGCGTCTCGCTGAGTCCGGCCGGAGACCGCATGCTCCTCATCGAATACGAAACCATGCCCGGACTCGCCGATCTGGCCCGGCCTATCCTCCAACTGGCCGGCATGCGCATCACGCCCCACAACAACAGCCGCCAGACCCTGACCTTCAACACGGCCATGACCGTCAAAACCATCAGGGACGGATCGGTTCGCAAGATCGAGATCACCTCCGGAGCCCGCTTCGGCGTGCCGTCCTGGTCCCCGGACGGAAAGCGGATCGCCTTCGCCGTCTATACGGATTCCGGCGCCGAGCTCTGGACAGCCGACGTCGCGACGGGCATCGCCAAACGACTGACCGGCCCGGTCCTCAACATGGTCCTCAGCCCGGGCCTCTCCTGGATGCCCGGCGGCGCTTCGCTCCTCGTCGGTCTCATCCCCGAAAACCGCGGTCCGGCCCCCGTTCCCCCGGCCGTCCCCGACGGCCCCAACATCCAGGAGTCCAAGAAAGGCGTTTTGGCCAAGGCGGCCACCTTCCAGGACCTCCTGAGAACGCCCTTCGACGAGATTCTCTTCGACTATTACGCGACATCTCAACTGGCCGCCGTCGACGTTTCAACCGGAGATATCCGGCCCATCAGCGAACCCGGCATTTTCCCCTCGGCCGATCCCTCGCCCGACGGAAAATATCTTCTCCTTTATCGCGTCAAAAAACCCTATTCCCGAAGTCTGCCCTGGTCGGGTTTCGCCCGTTCCTACGATATCTGGGACACCACGGGCCGCATCGTCAAGATCATCGCCGATTTGCCACCGGCCGAAAATGTTCCCATTAACGGCGTCCCCACCGGGCCGCGCGCCGTATCCTGGCGTCCGCTGAAACCCGCCTCCGTTTATTGGACGGAAGCTCTCGATGACGGGGATCTGGAAAAGGACGTCCCCCACCGCGACAGAGTCATGGTCCTCGACGCTCCGTTTGAAGCCGGTCTCCGCGAAGTCATCCGGCTCAGCCAGCGCTATGCGGGAATCACATGGCTGCAGACCCCCGGCCGGTGCCTCGTCACGGAAATGGAATGGCGCAAAAGCTGGAGGACGACCTGGCTTGCCGACATCGACACCCCCGGCGCCGAGCCCCGAAAACTCTTCGACCTCAATTTCCGCGACGCCTACAACAACCCGGGTTTCCCGGTCACGACGACCACCCCGGCCGGCATGCGGGTCGTTCTCGAAGACAAAGGCTGGATCTATCTGGACGGACAGGGCGCCTCTCCCAAGGGCGATTTCCCCTTTCTTGACGGAATGAACCTGAAAACCGGGGAAAAGAAACGGCTGTTTCAATCGGCGGACGGCACCTACCAGTCCTTCGTCGGTTTCCATGGCGGCGACCGCAACTCGATTCTGATCACCCACGAAACTCCGACCGAACCTCCGAATCATTATCTTCTGGATCTGAAGTCCAAAAAGAAACGCGCCCTGACGCAATTCCAGGATCCCGCACCCCAGCTCACCGGCATCAAGAAACAACTTGTCAAATACCAGCGGGAAGACGGCCTCGAACTCTCCGGGACGCTCTACCTGCCGCCCGACTACAAAGAGGGCGAACGCCGTCCGGCCGTCGTCTGGGCCTATCCCCTGGAATACACATCGGCCGACACGGCCGGCCAGGTCCGGGGCTCCCCCAACCGGTTCACGTATTTCCGGGGCACCTCCCAGCTCTTCTTCGTCACCCAGGGCTATGTCGTCCTCGACAACGCCCAGATGCCCCTCGTCGGCGACCCGAAAACCGTGAACGACACCTTTGTGCCGCAGCTTGTCATGAACGCCAAGGCGGCGGTCGATGTTCTGGACAAACTGGGCGTCGCCGATCCCAAGCGGGTGGGAGTCGGAGGCCACAGCTACGGGGCCTTCATGACGGCCAACCTCCTGGCCCACAGCGATGTCTTTGCGGCCGGAATTGCCCGCAGCGGCGCCTACAACCGCACCCTGACGCCGTTCGGCTTTCAGAGCGAGCGGCGGACGTTCTGGGAAGCCCCCGAAACCTATCTCAACATGTCGCCGTTCATGCACGCACCCAAGATCAACGAACCGATCCTTCTTATCCACGGGGAAGTCGACAACAACTCCGGGACGTTCCCCATTCAGTCGGAGCGGCTTTTCCAGGCCCTGAAGGGCTTCGGGGCGGAGACGCGTCTGGTCATGCTCCCCTATGAAAGCCACGGCTATGCAGCCAGGGAATCCGTCTTCCATGTCCTCGCGGAAATGTTCGATTGGTTCGACACCCACGTGAAAAACAGGCGATGA
- a CDS encoding amidohydrolase: MSIHKNAGIVILGFIGLALVFASGACKRAETADLVLINGDVWTAESDIPRGAGLAIKNGLILAVLQSDREAKRYSGPETEILDLKGGWAVPGIIDGHVHFNNAGALINDANLMTVADEDGLRAEIGRVARSLDAGEWITGGLWGAYEQWALGDTGADAADRREPWRPHRRMIDDLTPDKPAFLCRFDYKEWLANSAALAAAGLENARPAGMEIGPDGKPTGVIFRPSPAFDRVTKARAPKSKARLLEENRAALQALREAGIVEIHDIATPDQTERFIELEDNGELTVRVWLRPDLSRGAALGAEGFTMGLHPKTRQPSSMLRYGALKGYIDGIMGTHGALFFEPYDDQPDNFGHWRPHTSDDPQLRAGNMEKMYGLVKAGLDAGFVPNVHAIGDRGVAEMLDFYERLKDEGIDLTGFRVIHAQVIRPQDFPRFKELGVIAEVNPYHISDDMRWMEERIGHERCKGAYAFRSLIDNGAVLSFGSDWPGTSAALYHVHPKYLIYAAVTRQTLTGAPEGGWFPEQRITVEEALRAYTINNAYATFEDDVRGSIKAGKYADVTVFDRNLLEIPAADILKAEVTHTIVDGRVVFSRD, translated from the coding sequence ATGTCCATCCATAAAAACGCCGGTATTGTCATTCTGGGATTCATCGGTTTGGCTCTTGTCTTTGCCTCGGGCGCCTGCAAGCGGGCCGAGACTGCCGACCTCGTGCTGATCAACGGAGACGTCTGGACGGCCGAGTCCGATATTCCGCGGGGTGCCGGCCTGGCGATCAAAAACGGATTGATTCTGGCCGTTCTGCAGAGCGATCGCGAAGCGAAGCGCTATTCCGGTCCAGAAACGGAGATCCTCGATCTCAAGGGAGGCTGGGCCGTCCCGGGCATCATCGACGGCCACGTCCACTTCAATAACGCCGGCGCCCTGATCAACGACGCCAATCTCATGACGGTCGCCGACGAAGACGGCCTCCGGGCGGAAATTGGTCGCGTGGCCCGCTCTCTGGACGCGGGAGAATGGATCACCGGCGGCCTCTGGGGCGCCTACGAGCAATGGGCTCTCGGCGACACGGGCGCGGACGCCGCTGACCGGCGGGAACCCTGGCGTCCCCACCGCCGCATGATAGACGACCTCACACCCGACAAGCCCGCTTTTCTCTGCCGCTTCGATTACAAGGAATGGCTGGCCAACAGCGCCGCCCTGGCCGCGGCCGGTCTCGAAAACGCCCGCCCGGCCGGCATGGAGATCGGACCCGACGGCAAGCCGACGGGCGTCATTTTCCGGCCCTCTCCGGCCTTCGACCGCGTGACCAAGGCGCGGGCTCCGAAATCCAAGGCCCGCCTGCTCGAGGAAAACCGGGCGGCGCTCCAGGCCCTCCGCGAGGCGGGCATCGTCGAGATCCACGACATCGCGACGCCGGACCAGACCGAACGTTTCATCGAACTGGAAGACAACGGCGAACTCACGGTCCGGGTCTGGCTGCGGCCGGATCTGTCCCGCGGAGCCGCCTTGGGCGCCGAGGGCTTCACCATGGGCCTTCACCCCAAAACCCGCCAACCGAGTTCCATGCTCCGCTACGGCGCGCTCAAGGGCTATATCGACGGCATCATGGGGACGCACGGCGCGCTGTTTTTCGAGCCCTATGACGACCAGCCCGACAACTTCGGCCACTGGCGCCCGCACACTTCGGACGATCCCCAGCTCCGCGCCGGCAACATGGAAAAAATGTACGGGCTGGTCAAGGCCGGTCTGGACGCCGGTTTCGTCCCCAACGTCCACGCCATCGGCGACCGGGGCGTGGCCGAAATGCTGGATTTCTACGAGCGGTTGAAGGACGAGGGGATCGATCTCACGGGATTCCGCGTCATTCACGCCCAGGTCATCCGGCCGCAGGATTTTCCCCGCTTCAAGGAACTCGGCGTGATTGCCGAGGTCAATCCCTACCACATCTCGGATGACATGCGCTGGATGGAGGAGAGGATCGGCCATGAGCGCTGCAAGGGCGCCTATGCCTTCCGGTCGCTTATCGACAACGGCGCCGTCCTGAGTTTCGGTTCGGACTGGCCCGGAACGAGCGCGGCCCTCTACCACGTGCACCCCAAGTATCTGATCTATGCCGCCGTGACGCGGCAGACGCTCACCGGAGCGCCCGAAGGCGGTTGGTTCCCCGAGCAGAGAATCACGGTGGAGGAAGCCCTCCGGGCCTATACCATCAACAACGCCTATGCCACATTCGAGGATGATGTCCGGGGATCGATCAAGGCCGGGAAATACGCCGATGTCACCGTGTTCGACCGGAACCTGCTCGAAATCCCCGCGGCGGACATCCTCAAAGCCGAGGTGACGCACACGATCGTTGACGGCCGCGTCGTTTTCTCCCGCGACTAA
- a CDS encoding peptidylprolyl isomerase, whose protein sequence is MKKSALAVFVIAAVISSCGAKSEDVRLVKGTPAYDLAKDLAALVPALDPEKDTVLVTAEKFTVTAGEVVQSFFDQAGERAQQLKSIDAERLKTIVFQNAVQIGERKLLLEAAGAASATVTDEEFSESLSRQYDQAGGEESFLQMLTSNGLNVETIKKTMRENMVIQKYLETVVEAESTVEEAEILEAYNADMTASVRHILLLTQGKSDEDKAEALKNMEGILERARAGEDFAALAAEFSEDPGSKDNGGLYENFGRGRMVKPFEDAAFSVPVGGISDIVETTYGYHILKVEGREKETRPFDEIRDELEDQIRQRKEQAAFDALIQHLKDEAGFTTKTLDRP, encoded by the coding sequence ATGAAAAAATCGGCTCTGGCTGTTTTCGTCATCGCCGCGGTCATCTCGAGCTGCGGCGCCAAGTCGGAAGACGTCCGCCTCGTCAAGGGGACGCCGGCCTACGATCTGGCCAAGGATCTGGCCGCCCTGGTTCCCGCTCTCGATCCCGAAAAGGACACCGTCCTCGTCACGGCCGAAAAGTTCACCGTGACGGCCGGGGAAGTCGTTCAGTCCTTCTTCGACCAGGCCGGGGAACGGGCTCAGCAGCTCAAAAGCATCGACGCCGAACGGCTCAAAACCATTGTGTTTCAGAACGCCGTCCAAATCGGGGAGAGAAAGCTCCTTCTCGAAGCCGCGGGCGCCGCGTCCGCTACCGTGACCGACGAGGAGTTCTCCGAATCCCTGTCCCGCCAATATGACCAGGCCGGCGGCGAGGAGTCCTTTCTCCAAATGCTGACGTCGAACGGCCTCAACGTCGAGACGATCAAGAAAACGATGCGGGAAAACATGGTCATCCAAAAATATCTCGAGACCGTCGTCGAGGCCGAAAGCACGGTCGAAGAGGCGGAAATCCTCGAGGCCTACAACGCGGACATGACGGCATCCGTCCGCCACATCCTGCTTCTGACTCAGGGCAAGAGCGACGAGGACAAGGCCGAAGCCCTCAAGAACATGGAGGGCATCCTGGAAAGGGCCCGCGCCGGCGAGGACTTCGCCGCGCTGGCCGCCGAGTTCTCGGAAGATCCCGGATCGAAAGATAACGGCGGCCTCTACGAAAATTTCGGCCGCGGCCGGATGGTCAAACCGTTCGAGGACGCCGCCTTTTCCGTCCCCGTGGGCGGGATCAGCGATATCGTCGAGACGACCTACGGTTACCACATTCTGAAGGTCGAAGGCCGCGAAAAAGAAACCCGGCCTTTCGACGAGATCCGGGACGAGCTCGAAGATCAAATCCGGCAGAGAAAAGAGCAGGCCGCTTTCGACGCGCTCATCCAGCATCTCAAGGATGAGGCCGGGTTCACGACAAAAACCCTCGACCGGCCCTGA